Below is a genomic region from Medicago truncatula cultivar Jemalong A17 chromosome 3, MtrunA17r5.0-ANR, whole genome shotgun sequence.
ccaGGACAAATcatggaaataagttgaaaataacTTATGGACTTatcataagctctcccaaacagtctcacaagtgcttatgctagtagataagttcaaaaaagtcaattcaaacaaaccctaaatgtAATCAACCGCCAATCAAATGCTTGATGGTAGTAATGTCATAATTTCCAAAAtatctttgttcttttaatgGCTTAGCTAATTCGTTTCTTACAGATAGCAGGAAGTTGAGAGAGTTCGTGGAGAGAGGAATGCAGTGGCTAATAAGATGAAGGGAAAATTAGAACCATCTGAACGCCAAACACTAATTGAACAAGGTCATTGCTCTTGCCACGATTTCTAAccatttgtttgtttgtgtttgcaTGCACGTGTTTTTATGTAAATTCTTTAAAACCGTCACATTATGAATGCAGGGAAGAATTTGAAGGAGGGACTTACTGCTTTGGAAGAAGACCTGGCGAAGCTTAATGATGAGCTTCAACGGGAAGCGCAGTGTATACCAAACATGACACATCCAGATGTTCCAATAGGAGGGGAGGATTCTTCCACGATAAGGAAGACGGTATTTTCAATTATtaccaatttcattcatttttttcttctctgaGTGAAAAGGTTGCCTGTTGGTCTTGCTCAGGTATCAATTTCGTATCTCTCAAGTATTAATGATGTATTTTGGGATTTTTGTAGGTTGGCAGCTCTCCTAAATTTAGTTTTCCTGTCAAGGATCATCTCCAACTTGGAAAGGAACTTGatctttttgattttgatgctgCTGCAGAGGTATAGTATGAATAATTTAACGCTTAAAGCATTGTTTATTCAAAGTATGGCTATTTATAGTGTAAATTTGAGGTGTAGGTTAATGACATATAACATATTAGCAACAGGTAAAGGTGAAACAATTCATTGTCAACGTGATTCTCTTGGAATTTACTTATTTGgtactcttattattattttttaccaaagtactcttattattttataggaAACACAATAGTGTCTTAGGTGCAACGTCTTGCTTGAAAAGTATATGATATTTGATTGAATAAACCTTcaacttttcataattaaatgTTTATATCCATGACCGTTCCTGTGTATGATGTTGTTGGATTGGAAGACTTTATCTTAAGCGTTAACTTGATGGTAACTTAttccttgttttttattttaatgattatgttgaagtttGGATCTTCAAAAGAAATAACATGATGTCTCATCTCTCATGCATCTAACATATGGTGCTTCACAGGTCAGTGGTTCAAAGTTCTACTACCTGAAAAATGAAGCAGTTTTATTAGAGATGGCTCTTCTCAATTGGACACTCTCAGAAGTGATGAAGAGAGGCTTTACTCCACTAACAACACCTGAAATTGTACGGTCCTCTGTTGTTGAAAAATGTGGGTTCCAACCTCGTGCGAAAAATACCCAGGTTTGTGTTTGTGTATTTCTTAGCCAATGTAAATTGTAAATGGCTGTTGGCCATTTATTTCTCACAATGTAATGGTAATCATAATGAGGCCCAACCTTGCTTCATGGTGCAAAGCATTGCAACACCATTAGATTTTCCCTAAAAATACTTCTGCTTTGTGTTTTTGGTGTGATGAATGAATTTCATTACTTCTATTGATGTTTCATCCCAACATCAAACAGGTTTATTCTATCGATGACAGTGACCAATGCCTTATCGGCACTGCAGAGATTCCTGTTGGGGGACTTCATATGGATTCTATACTTGCTGAGTCAATGTTGCCCTTAAAATATGTCGCATTTTCTCATTGTTTCCGTACCGAGGCAGGTGCTGCTGGCACTGCAACAAGGTAATTGATTATTGAGCTTACTTGTTCCTACCATGTCCCTAGGTATTGGTTTGACCACATTTATATCGGCAGTAATATTCATTTGACCACATATTTATATCGGCAGTAATATTCAACTTTCTGCCAGCCAAAATGTATATAATCAGTCAAAGTTCCTACTCTTAAGTCTCATCCTACATATCAATGTTCATGTTTATGTGTATTTACTTCTAAACtttatgatattgattgatAATGAGCAGGGGTCTTTATCGTGTCCACCAATTCAGCaaaattgaaatgtttattTTCTGCCGCCCAGAAGAGAGTGATTATTACCACGAAGagcttattaaaattgaagaagacaTGTTCTCATCCCTAGGGTTACATTTCAAGTGAGAGTTACTACTTAGCACATCCTTTCTCCATTCTATAACATGATCCCATTACTGCGTCTATTATAACTGTGAGCATTTCTGCAGAACTTTGGATATGGCCTCCGAAGATTTAGGCGCACCTGCTTATCGTAAATTTGATGTTGAGGCATGGATGCCTGGTTTAGAACGGTTTGGTGAGGTCAGTATTTTGTTCCCTTTGGTCTGACATCATCTCTTTTTTAATGTAATTACTAATTGGTTAATCATCTTAAATACAGCCACACTAAACTAAGATGTTGGACTCGTGTGGGTAATGGGTTTTAGTTAAGGTCGAATCAATCAGGAGTATTTGAGTTTGAACCCTGACTGAAACAGTTCTTGGTCAAACTTTAATTACCTCCCGGTCGAAATGTGGATTATCAAGGGAATTGGAggattaagataaaaaaaaaaaatacatcccCACTATAGCTGCATGCACTAAGTCAGTGATTATTGAAGCTTAGCTTAACATCATCTCATGAAAAACTGTGGCTTTATATATACAATCTGCTGAGCTTGTTTCCTCTTCATGTTTGATATAACGGCAGATCTCAAGTGCATCTAATTGCACAGACTATCAGAGCCGTCGACTGGGAATCCGGTATCGTCCATCAGAAGTACTTGTCCCAGGTCCAAAAAAATCTAAAGGCAATCTCGCTCCACCACAGTTTGTTCACACGTTAAATGCAACAGCATGTGCTGTACCGCGAATGATTATATGTCTACTTGAGAATTACCAACAAGAAGACGGATCTGTCCTTATTCCGGAGCCATTGAGGCCATTCATGGGAGGACTTGATATTATCACAAGAAAATCATGATATTGTGTACCATAACATTCTTTTGTTCATCTGAAGGATGCTGTTGCGGCATTAGATTGTAGTCATAGATGAGTTGAagcaatttcattaaaatgaaAATGGCACTGATTAGTTTGTTGTACAAAataatcttatatttttttttgttacaacaaaATAATCTTATATCAGGTCagcatgtcaatttttttttccttttttaatctTAGTACGATTTTTACTTAATTACTTCTCTATTTAACGAATACCAACAATAAAGGGAGTTTGCAAGAGCTCATTTGAGTTTATCTTATgatatatttaaacaaaaattagaaaaactaaaaataatttgtccacgaatttttgtaaaagttcgataataatttataaaaattgtccTCGTGTGTAAATCTAAGTAAACTCCAGTTACCAGATTActtgaccatttttttttattattatagaaaTTGCTTTTATAGATTATGAAAGTTCTCCAtatgtcacaattttttttgactaaagcGACATTCAGGAGTATTATACATTATTTTGGTGAAGTCATCGTAGCAAATCAGGACAGAGGGAAACATAAACATGAGaggaacaaaacaaattaaatcatgCTTAACATTTTGTTATCTTCTAAGGAACAAAAAGTATAATTACAATAATGCAATTTGCAATAAAGCATGTAAACAACTCCCTAGCTATGTTAAACAGCTCTTCTCTTTTACATAAATAAGTGATGCTCACTCAACTCAATAAATCAAagaataaatgaatgaataagtTTTCCTTCCAAAAGCACCATCATATAAGAATCTCATGTTGTCACCTTCCAGCTTTGTATATCAAAATTCCCTcgttcctttttttctttcttttccttctaGACATATACACTCAGCTACCAGTCCTTATAACACCTTCTTCCAGCTGAATTTGTTTCAGATTGTGTTATGAGTCATTCTTTCACCAATGTGTTAACTTGTGAAGGAAAATGCTTTTGCTTTAACTTGAGTAGGCTTTTTATACTGTAGGTGGTGATTCTTTACGACATAAACAATCAGGTAAAGGATTTGCATAAAATGTTTCTTCTGAACGAAACCTGTCCACTCCCTTTGTTCCAGGAATGGGTCCTTTTCTCTTCCTTAATAAGCCAACCCTACCAAACACACCACAAACcaaatatcaatcaaataaataaattgttttaatcaTTAGTATAATCTGAGGTGTAAACATGTCTCTGAATGAGTAATATGCAAGTCAATTCCAACTACGTATTAACATATTCTACGACCCCTAACAAATGATTTTACGATCTTATCACACTTAAATGAAATATGATATACGATATGTATATAAAACATATTTATCCAACTATTATTAAACTACTTGACATTTACATtaatgtttttctattttttccaaTTACATACCTTCCTTTGTGGAGATCATTCACTTTTTTGGACAGTTGTTCCCCCTCAGTTATTGATCCAATCGCCAGTTTATCGAACAGACGAACGAGAGCTTTCCTATTAAAAAGAAGCAAAGGCAAACATTAGGGATAAtgaattacaaaattaattcatcTGCTTAGGAGAGAAAGAGAGGCTCACCTATCTGGAGAAATGGTTCTTCCTCTCCCAAGAAAACGACGATGGCCTTCAACCGCTCGCGCCATGTTGCCAGGGTAAGAATGTACAAATACATCACTTTCAACAGATACAATATAGTCAAGAGCAGCCATTTGCGACGCATGATTAGAAAATGGTTCAAGCTCTTCAATAGATGCCAACTTTTCCTGATATTAGTTACATGTAGATTAAATAAGAAACCAGTTCAAACAATGCTTTATCAATCTTCATTCACCAAGAAACAACAATAAAGTCTTGTAATTTCTAACCTTGCTCATTAAAAAGGGATAGCGTGATCGCAATTCAGTCATATGGGATTCACCCCCATATATCTCCCCTGCAGCAATATATATTGGAGTCTTTGCAGGGTATCCAAGAGCACTAAGGAAAATTCCAACTTCCTTTGGAGTTAAGGGACAATACCCTTTGGCCCTCTCTTCTTTTGGATCGATGTGCTTTCTTTTCCAATAAGTAGTATTCTCTCTGTAAGTTTGGTTCATGTTAGTCATTTCAAACATCAGGAAGAAAAATTAAACTGAAAATTTGACAGAATTTTGAAGCATCATTACCTGATAATCCGTAGTTCCTTGGCCTCAGAAGTTGATAAATCATGCGTGCAGCCGCTGAATGCAAGCATATCCTTCTCATAGCGCAAGTGTAATGTGATATAAGGACCATATGATCTCATCCTCTCCACCAATATCTGCAAATACccaaaaagtatttaaaaaacgatagaaagaaaaaatccaAAAGTAATGAAACAAAGAAGCCAACAAGAGTTTGTATCTACTGATATACCTTCCCCATCTGTTCAATGCGAGGAGAAAAACGAAGAGCTTCATAACAAGCACGGCAGCGAAGCTTTTGAATATCTTGAGGTAGATGGTTATTTGCTAGTCGAGAATCTGATTTGGAAGCTTGAATAACCTTTAGTCAATCGTAAGAAAATTGTAGAGTATGTTAGAGAACTTAGATATTAAGGTCAATAAATGATAAATCAACAATAAGATAGAAATTTATATACAAAGAGATTACATACTTTGAAATTATCCCAAAGGGCTGCAATCTCATTTTGATAGTAATCCATACCAGACCAGCTTTTGAATTGTTTCACCATTTTAGGGGCATTAGCCAGCTCCTTGGGAAGTTTGTTAATGATTTTTATATCATCAGCAAGAGAACTAATAAACCTCTTTTCGTCAAAGATGTCTGAGAAAATGCTGCAAATTAAACAAAAgattgtaaaatataattatgcaaaatccaaaaacaaaaaagagatttttttttttataaaccttgagaattaaaataaaaaatacctaCTATCTTGCCAAAATGACTTTTTATCAAGTTCTGGAATTACAAGAGTAGCATTTATAATGCGAGCTATAGCTACCATATCACATATCTGCAGAAAAAGCAACAAATTTTAAGCTTCTAGcaaaacaacaa
It encodes:
- the LOC11434218 gene encoding serine--tRNA ligase, chloroplastic/mitochondrial isoform X2; translation: MDLHGYLNRTTFQTLKLSSTPTCSSSRFLSPSLHKTHKFPFPRLTTKALSTSSAAVQTSPTTTTISDDQGGKHQWKATIDFKWIKDNKETVAVNIKNRNSDANLEFILHLYDKLFILQKEVERVRGERNAVANKMKGKLEPSERQTLIEQGKNLKEGLTALEEDLAKLNDELQREAQCIPNMTHPDVPIGGEDSSTIRKTVGSSPKFSFPVKDHLQLGKELDLFDFDAAAEVSGSKFYYLKNEAVLLEMALLNWTLSEVMKRGFTPLTTPEIVRSSVVEKCGFQPRAKNTQVYSIDDSDQCLIGTAEIPVGGLHMDSILAESMLPLKYVAFSHCFRTEAGAAGTATRGLYRVHQFSKIEMFIFCRPEESDYYHEELIKIEEDMFSSLGLHFKTLDMASEDLGAPAYRKFDVEAWMPGLERFGEPH
- the LOC11434218 gene encoding serine--tRNA ligase, chloroplastic/mitochondrial isoform X1, which produces MPNAFLAISENYQFLRIKPKEGGLGTSTVLARDMDLHGYLNRTTFQTLKLSSTPTCSSSRFLSPSLHKTHKFPFPRLTTKALSTSSAAVQTSPTTTTISDDQGGKHQWKATIDFKWIKDNKETVAVNIKNRNSDANLEFILHLYDKLFILQKEVERVRGERNAVANKMKGKLEPSERQTLIEQGKNLKEGLTALEEDLAKLNDELQREAQCIPNMTHPDVPIGGEDSSTIRKTVGSSPKFSFPVKDHLQLGKELDLFDFDAAAEVSGSKFYYLKNEAVLLEMALLNWTLSEVMKRGFTPLTTPEIVRSSVVEKCGFQPRAKNTQVYSIDDSDQCLIGTAEIPVGGLHMDSILAESMLPLKYVAFSHCFRTEAGAAGTATRGLYRVHQFSKIEMFIFCRPEESDYYHEELIKIEEDMFSSLGLHFKTLDMASEDLGAPAYRKFDVEAWMPGLERFGEISSASNCTDYQSRRLGIRYRPSEVLVPGPKKSKGNLAPPQFVHTLNATACAVPRMIICLLENYQQEDGSVLIPEPLRPFMGGLDIITRKS
- the LOC11434669 gene encoding O-fucosyltransferase 7, yielding MQKRRKVSLAILIRRFLGAIILSITITCFFFVHVHVSTSPTDPNNFNEKIHMFRNLQSWTREFVPPHSSKAPPSAPKLNDSSGDPDYEKLWKPPPNHGFLPCTKPTPNYTTPENSQGYLLVHTNGGLNQMRAGICDMVAIARIINATLVIPELDKKSFWQDSSIFSDIFDEKRFISSLADDIKIINKLPKELANAPKMVKQFKSWSGMDYYQNEIAALWDNFKVIQASKSDSRLANNHLPQDIQKLRCRACYEALRFSPRIEQMGKILVERMRSYGPYITLHLRYEKDMLAFSGCTHDLSTSEAKELRIIRENTTYWKRKHIDPKEERAKGYCPLTPKEVGIFLSALGYPAKTPIYIAAGEIYGGESHMTELRSRYPFLMSKEKLASIEELEPFSNHASQMAALDYIVSVESDVFVHSYPGNMARAVEGHRRFLGRGRTISPDRKALVRLFDKLAIGSITEGEQLSKKVNDLHKGRVGLLRKRKGPIPGTKGVDRFRSEETFYANPLPDCLCRKESPPTV
- the LOC11434218 gene encoding serine--tRNA ligase, chloroplastic/mitochondrial isoform X3 yields the protein MKGKLEPSERQTLIEQGKNLKEGLTALEEDLAKLNDELQREAQCIPNMTHPDVPIGGEDSSTIRKTVGSSPKFSFPVKDHLQLGKELDLFDFDAAAEVSGSKFYYLKNEAVLLEMALLNWTLSEVMKRGFTPLTTPEIVRSSVVEKCGFQPRAKNTQVYSIDDSDQCLIGTAEIPVGGLHMDSILAESMLPLKYVAFSHCFRTEAGAAGTATRGLYRVHQFSKIEMFIFCRPEESDYYHEELIKIEEDMFSSLGLHFKTLDMASEDLGAPAYRKFDVEAWMPGLERFGEISSASNCTDYQSRRLGIRYRPSEVLVPGPKKSKGNLAPPQFVHTLNATACAVPRMIICLLENYQQEDGSVLIPEPLRPFMGGLDIITRKS